The following coding sequences are from one Vicinamibacterales bacterium window:
- a CDS encoding amidase family protein, whose amino-acid sequence MNRLFVSSICLATGCAVAVLSAQVKRSAVPPVPPFTIVEATIPEMRAAMEQGRVTSKELVRQCLLRIATYDKRLNAVMTVNPKALDEAEARDIERAQKRIRGPLHGIPVALKDNIHTIDMPTTGGALAFAGLVPPYEATITTNLRDAGAIIIAKTVMTELANWVATGMPGNYSALGGYGMNPYDPRRDPREATGDGRPVLQTGGSSSGIGTAASFWAANVGTETSGSILSPSNASMLVGIKPTVGRISRYGVIPITADQDTAGPMARTVTDAAIMLGVLERATPDPNDAATRKCAPPPGRDYTRFLNAEGLKGARIGIPRASFYQPTTPPGATQPRGGLNADQAKVMAEAIGVLKQQGAVIVDPADIPSVMAADVKNNFLLWSTCSGLDNAKGKDADCSVVFKYGMKRDFNAWLASLGPAAPVKTLTDLRLWNVAHQRAGAIKYGQALLDVSDEMDVRADRTRYEADREKDIRLSATEGIDAVMKQHTLDALLFPSSSGAAIAAKPGYPTIIVPFSTVPNVPFGGGPGGGGAASAFPAGFDPKPAPYGVSFTGTACSEPKLIEIAYAFEQATKRRVPPKLQ is encoded by the coding sequence ATGAACCGACTCTTTGTCTCCTCGATCTGTCTGGCCACCGGCTGCGCGGTGGCCGTGTTGTCGGCGCAAGTGAAGAGATCGGCTGTACCGCCGGTGCCGCCATTCACGATCGTCGAAGCCACGATTCCGGAGATGCGTGCCGCGATGGAGCAGGGACGCGTCACCTCGAAGGAACTCGTGCGTCAGTGTCTCCTCCGGATCGCCACCTACGACAAGCGTCTCAACGCCGTCATGACGGTCAACCCCAAAGCGCTGGACGAGGCCGAGGCGCGCGACATCGAGCGCGCCCAGAAGCGGATCCGCGGACCGCTTCACGGGATTCCCGTGGCGCTCAAGGACAACATCCACACCATCGACATGCCGACCACCGGAGGGGCGCTGGCCTTCGCGGGCCTGGTTCCGCCGTACGAGGCTACGATCACCACGAACCTTCGCGATGCTGGCGCCATCATCATCGCGAAGACGGTCATGACCGAGCTGGCGAACTGGGTGGCGACCGGCATGCCCGGCAACTACAGCGCGCTCGGCGGCTACGGCATGAATCCCTACGACCCGCGGCGCGACCCGCGCGAGGCCACGGGCGACGGCCGGCCGGTCCTGCAGACAGGCGGGTCGAGCTCGGGTATCGGAACCGCGGCAAGCTTCTGGGCGGCCAACGTCGGGACGGAAACCTCCGGATCGATCCTCAGCCCGTCGAATGCCAGCATGCTCGTCGGGATCAAGCCCACGGTCGGTCGCATCAGCCGCTACGGCGTGATCCCGATCACGGCGGACCAGGACACGGCAGGGCCGATGGCGCGCACGGTGACCGACGCGGCCATCATGCTCGGCGTGCTGGAGAGGGCAACCCCGGACCCGAACGACGCCGCCACGAGGAAGTGCGCCCCGCCCCCGGGCCGTGACTACACGCGCTTCCTCAACGCCGAGGGGCTGAAGGGCGCCCGAATCGGTATCCCGCGGGCCTCGTTCTACCAACCGACGACGCCGCCCGGGGCGACGCAGCCGCGCGGCGGGCTGAATGCCGACCAGGCAAAGGTCATGGCAGAGGCCATCGGCGTCCTGAAGCAGCAGGGTGCGGTGATTGTCGATCCCGCGGACATCCCGAGCGTGATGGCCGCCGACGTGAAGAACAACTTCCTTCTGTGGTCCACCTGCAGCGGACTCGACAACGCGAAGGGCAAGGACGCGGACTGCTCGGTGGTGTTCAAGTACGGCATGAAGCGCGACTTCAACGCGTGGCTGGCGTCGCTCGGGCCGGCGGCGCCGGTGAAGACGCTCACCGACCTCCGCCTGTGGAACGTGGCGCACCAGCGCGCCGGCGCGATCAAATACGGCCAGGCGCTTCTCGACGTCTCGGACGAGATGGACGTGCGCGCGGACAGGACGCGATACGAGGCCGATCGCGAGAAGGACATCCGCCTGAGCGCCACGGAAGGCATCGACGCGGTGATGAAGCAGCACACCCTCGACGCCCTGCTGTTCCCCTCGTCGAGCGGGGCGGCGATCGCGGCGAAGCCGGGCTACCCGACGATCATCGTGCCGTTCTCCACGGTGCCAAACGTGCCGTTCGGTGGCGGCCCCGGCGGCGGAGGAGCGGCGTCCGCGTTTCCCGCGGGGTTCGACCCGAAGCCGGCGCCTTACGGGGTGAGCTTCACGGGCACGGCGTGCAGCGAGCCGAAGCTGATCGAGATCGCCTACGCGTTCGAGCAGGCGACGAAGCGGCGCGTGCCGCCGAAGCTGCAGTAG
- a CDS encoding prolyl oligopeptidase family serine peptidase: MMRRCLAGTLLGFVAILASSLAIRAQGGAPRPGHRVAAPARLTIEALLDIRHPSNPIWSRDSRWIAFMWERAGVSNLYVVAADGSAKPVALTTDGGPVVGPFWTADSKAIGFMRGGSLMRVSTDGRQPPTPFWAEAPGRGLAVSRDATQVAYLVDWSGGGAGRGGRASGGQGVPGAGGPTVIHIRSLVDGSDRVVASVEGTVGGVTWTGDGEHLTFTVGGGGQTIRHEQTPAYSGSKIIYSATENAPGPPGRTFIVSASGGEPLAYSAGVGGPGGRGGANRWIDATHFVIDRTVEFKRREISIGDTAGGEPRLVHQQVKETFWSMTGGAQGGAQASPDGRWLSFLSDRDGWDHLFVMPATGGEAVQVTKGRYEAWRPSWSPDGTRIAFDSNEGANPGSRHLSVAAIGGDPARFKVTVVTSGRGTDTAAQWSPNGRMLVYQHTDPQNSADLWVVDVATPGSRPRRLTDSMPPAIDRAALVEPQLVHYTGADGQSVPAYLFVPRGLDRSRKHPAIVWLHGDGVNQNYDGWHIERNYAVYYSFHQFLLQRGFVVLAPDYRGSIGYGSAWREGVYMDVGGKDFRDAAMSADFLKTLPYVDTSRVGVWGLSYGGFFTLLAVTERPTTFRAAVDVAGVADYAMYYEDPYHGGWTVSRIGTPEQNPRVYAQASPVSHVDRLVTPLLVLHGTADVNVPYLHSVRLLDELLKNGKGHLVQFMTYPGEFHYFTREHVLRDAWTRVSAFFDANLRR; this comes from the coding sequence ATGATGCGCCGTTGCCTCGCTGGAACCCTGCTGGGGTTCGTGGCCATCCTAGCCTCGTCGCTCGCGATTCGCGCCCAGGGCGGCGCGCCGCGGCCCGGACACCGGGTCGCGGCACCGGCCCGTCTCACCATTGAGGCCCTTCTCGACATCAGGCACCCGTCCAACCCGATCTGGTCGCGCGACAGCCGGTGGATCGCGTTCATGTGGGAACGGGCCGGCGTCAGCAACCTGTATGTCGTGGCTGCCGACGGCTCGGCGAAGCCGGTCGCGCTGACGACTGACGGCGGGCCCGTCGTCGGCCCGTTCTGGACCGCCGACAGCAAGGCGATCGGCTTCATGCGCGGCGGGTCGCTGATGCGGGTGTCGACTGACGGCCGCCAGCCGCCCACGCCGTTCTGGGCGGAGGCGCCCGGTCGTGGACTCGCCGTCTCGAGAGACGCCACGCAGGTCGCCTATCTCGTCGACTGGAGCGGCGGAGGCGCGGGGCGAGGCGGTCGCGCGAGCGGCGGCCAGGGCGTGCCGGGGGCGGGCGGCCCCACGGTCATCCATATCCGTTCACTCGTGGACGGGAGCGACCGGGTCGTCGCGAGCGTCGAGGGAACCGTCGGCGGCGTCACGTGGACCGGCGACGGCGAGCACCTGACCTTCACGGTGGGCGGCGGCGGACAGACAATCCGCCACGAGCAGACGCCTGCCTACTCCGGATCGAAGATCATCTACTCCGCGACGGAGAACGCACCCGGTCCGCCCGGCCGGACCTTCATCGTCTCCGCATCCGGCGGCGAGCCTCTGGCCTACAGTGCCGGAGTCGGCGGGCCTGGGGGTCGGGGCGGCGCGAATCGCTGGATCGACGCGACTCACTTCGTCATCGATCGCACGGTGGAGTTCAAGAGGCGGGAGATTTCCATCGGCGACACCGCGGGCGGCGAGCCAAGGCTCGTCCATCAGCAGGTGAAGGAGACGTTCTGGAGCATGACCGGCGGCGCGCAAGGCGGCGCGCAGGCGTCGCCAGACGGCAGGTGGCTCTCGTTCCTGAGCGACCGCGACGGGTGGGACCACCTCTTCGTGATGCCCGCCACAGGCGGTGAAGCGGTCCAGGTCACCAAGGGCCGGTACGAGGCCTGGAGGCCCTCGTGGTCGCCCGATGGGACGCGCATCGCGTTCGACTCGAACGAGGGAGCGAATCCCGGGTCGCGCCATCTGTCGGTCGCGGCCATCGGCGGCGATCCCGCTCGATTCAAGGTGACCGTCGTGACGAGCGGTCGCGGAACCGACACCGCGGCGCAGTGGTCCCCGAACGGCCGGATGCTCGTCTATCAGCACACGGATCCGCAGAACTCGGCGGACCTGTGGGTCGTCGACGTCGCGACTCCCGGATCGAGGCCGCGGCGGCTCACCGATTCGATGCCCCCGGCGATCGATCGTGCCGCGCTCGTCGAACCGCAGCTCGTGCACTACACAGGCGCCGACGGGCAATCGGTACCGGCCTACCTGTTCGTACCCAGAGGCCTCGACCGCTCCCGCAAGCATCCGGCCATCGTCTGGCTCCACGGCGACGGCGTGAACCAGAACTACGACGGCTGGCACATCGAGCGCAATTACGCCGTCTACTACAGCTTCCACCAGTTCCTGCTGCAACGGGGTTTCGTGGTTCTCGCGCCGGACTATCGCGGCAGCATCGGCTATGGGTCGGCGTGGCGCGAAGGCGTCTACATGGATGTTGGGGGCAAGGACTTCAGGGACGCCGCGATGAGCGCGGACTTCCTGAAGACGCTGCCGTACGTCGATACCTCCCGCGTTGGCGTGTGGGGCCTCAGCTACGGCGGGTTCTTCACGTTGCTCGCTGTGACGGAGAGGCCGACGACGTTCCGCGCGGCGGTGGACGTGGCCGGCGTCGCCGACTATGCGATGTACTACGAAGATCCGTATCACGGAGGCTGGACGGTCAGCCGGATCGGCACACCGGAGCAGAATCCCCGGGTGTACGCGCAGGCCTCACCGGTCTCACACGTCGACCGGCTCGTAACGCCCCTTCTCGTCCTGCACGGCACGGCCGACGTCAACGTGCCGTACCTGCATTCTGTTCGCCTGTTGGACGAACTCCTGAAGAACGGGAAAGGCCACCTCGTCCAGTTCATGACCTACCCGGGGGAATTCCACTACTTCACCCGGGAGCATGTCCTCCGGGACGCCTGGACGAGGGTCAGCGCGTTCTTCGACGCGAACCTGAGGAGATAG
- the mtgA gene encoding monofunctional biosynthetic peptidoglycan transglycosylase — MAARATAKAVRRPTRSRVGRIVVRLGRLAALAFVASVLAVLALRWIPPLTSGVMIERRVEALIGGRPYHVDYRWVPWTRMSRQAGLAVIASEDQNFPTHHGFDLEAIQKAIDKHDKGGHLRGASTISQQVAKNVFLWSGRSFVRKGLEAYLTALIELAWPKRRILEVYLNIVELGDGVFGVEAASQRFFRKPAAKLGPSEAALLAAVLPNPIRLRVNRPSAYVEERRAWILQQMDQLGGTSLIGKY; from the coding sequence ATGGCCGCACGTGCGACAGCCAAAGCCGTTCGTCGTCCCACCCGATCCCGGGTTGGCCGGATCGTTGTCCGCCTGGGGCGGCTTGCGGCTCTCGCGTTCGTCGCGTCGGTGCTCGCGGTGCTGGCGCTGCGCTGGATCCCGCCGCTGACCTCCGGCGTGATGATCGAGCGCCGCGTCGAAGCGTTGATTGGCGGACGTCCGTACCACGTCGACTACCGGTGGGTGCCGTGGACCCGGATGTCCAGGCAGGCGGGCCTCGCGGTCATCGCGTCGGAAGATCAGAACTTCCCGACACACCACGGCTTCGACCTGGAGGCGATCCAGAAGGCGATCGACAAGCACGACAAGGGCGGACACCTTCGCGGCGCCAGCACGATTTCGCAGCAGGTGGCCAAGAACGTCTTCCTCTGGTCCGGTCGGAGCTTCGTACGCAAGGGGCTCGAGGCGTACCTCACGGCGCTCATCGAGCTCGCCTGGCCCAAGCGGCGCATTCTCGAGGTCTACCTGAACATCGTCGAACTGGGTGACGGGGTGTTCGGGGTCGAGGCGGCCAGCCAGCGGTTCTTCCGGAAGCCGGCGGCGAAACTCGGACCGTCCGAAGCGGCGCTGCTCGCGGCGGTGCTGCCAAACCCGATCCGGCTCCGCGTCAACCGACCCTCGGCGTACGTGGAAGAACGCCGCGCGTGGATCCTCCAGCAAATGGACCAGTTGGGCGGCACCTCGCTCATCGGCAAGTACTGA
- a CDS encoding alpha-L-fucosidase, which produces MRTLLSALLLTAGVTMVSAAHPQSSQLPPETSAQKEARLQWWTEARFGMFIHWGLDLDDVPGGWTSGRPNSSSRASG; this is translated from the coding sequence ATGCGAACGCTGCTGTCGGCGCTGCTGTTGACGGCCGGTGTCACGATGGTCTCGGCCGCCCATCCCCAATCCAGTCAGCTTCCGCCCGAGACGTCGGCCCAGAAGGAGGCCCGCCTGCAGTGGTGGACCGAAGCCCGGTTCGGGATGTTCATCCACTGGGGGCTCGACCTGGATGACGTCCCGGGCGGGTGGACTTCCGGTCGCCCGAACAGTTCAAGCCGCGCGAGTGGATGA
- a CDS encoding ATP-binding protein has translation MIDRPGYRLQIQHSLRQFRITALLGPRQCGKTTLAKALAIGPDAYFDLEDPLDLARLEAPRQTLGALTGLVVIDEIQRRPDLFPLLRVLADRPGTPARFLILGSASLDLVKGVSESLAGRVGFVDLSGFDGTEVGFDRLSTLWLRGGLPESFLSDSDETSLHWRLQFVRTFLTRDIPQLGITIPSEQLRRFWLMVAHYHGQSWNASEIAGSLGINYKTAQHYLDILTGSFLIRSLPPWTENLGKRVRKTPKIYLRDSGLFHALQRIHSLPDLQAHPKLGASWEGLALEHVLRVLRVEPGEAFHWSTHGGAEVDLLIVRGGQRWGFELKYADAPRTTRSMRTALDDLRLERLFVIYPGEKDYALDDRIQVLALRNVEGLVTKV, from the coding sequence ATGATCGATCGCCCAGGCTATCGCCTGCAGATTCAACACTCCTTGCGCCAATTCCGGATCACGGCCTTGCTCGGCCCCCGTCAGTGCGGGAAGACCACCTTGGCCAAGGCGCTCGCCATCGGGCCAGACGCCTACTTCGACCTCGAAGACCCTCTGGACCTGGCTCGACTCGAAGCGCCTCGACAGACGCTCGGTGCGCTCACGGGGCTCGTGGTCATCGACGAGATCCAACGCCGGCCGGACCTGTTCCCGCTGCTGCGGGTCCTGGCGGACCGCCCGGGCACACCGGCCCGCTTCCTGATTCTGGGCAGCGCCTCGCTGGACCTTGTCAAAGGCGTGTCGGAATCTCTGGCTGGGCGGGTGGGCTTCGTCGACCTGAGTGGCTTCGACGGCACCGAAGTCGGCTTCGACCGCCTCTCCACGCTGTGGCTTCGGGGCGGTCTCCCGGAGTCGTTCCTGAGCGACTCCGACGAGACGAGCCTGCACTGGCGGCTGCAGTTCGTCCGCACGTTTCTCACTCGGGACATTCCTCAACTGGGCATCACCATCCCTTCCGAGCAGTTGCGCCGCTTCTGGCTCATGGTCGCCCACTACCACGGGCAGTCGTGGAACGCCTCGGAGATCGCGGGTTCTCTCGGTATCAACTACAAGACGGCGCAGCACTACCTCGACATCCTCACCGGCTCGTTCCTGATCCGGTCGTTGCCGCCCTGGACCGAGAACCTCGGCAAACGTGTGCGCAAGACGCCGAAGATCTACCTGCGCGACAGCGGCCTGTTTCACGCGCTGCAGCGGATCCACTCGCTGCCGGACCTCCAGGCACACCCGAAGCTCGGCGCCTCGTGGGAGGGATTGGCACTCGAACATGTCCTGCGGGTCCTCCGGGTGGAGCCCGGCGAGGCGTTCCACTGGAGCACCCACGGAGGTGCCGAGGTGGACCTGTTGATCGTCCGGGGCGGTCAACGCTGGGGCTTCGAGCTCAAATACGCGGACGCGCCGCGCACGACCAGGTCCATGCGGACGGCGCTGGACGATCTGCGACTGGAGCGCCTGTTCGTGATCTACCCTGGGGAGAAGGACTACGCGCTGGACGATCGGATTCAGGTGCTCGCGTTGCGAAATGTGGAGGGCTTGGTCACGAAGGTGTGA
- the ygfK gene encoding putative selenate reductase subunit YgfK: MRIQPFSTQLRRILLEYEHAASIFGIPRQLFHTPRPNAPYAVRQLFGKYLATPVGPSAGPHTQLSQNIISAWLCGGRFIELKTVQVMDELVIPRPCIDMTDEGYNVEWSQELKLEQSAHEYIVAWAILHILPRVLGWTDAARHGSPLPGAIFDMSVGYNLDGVRNPRMSTFMDVMADASDELARIAESLRRDFPQFAGIEFPAQIVNSVTLSTMHGCPPEEIERIARYLIEERGLHTVVKLNPTLLGKERVLDILHRRLGFTDIDIPDSVFDHDLKYDRAVDLIRSLQSAAAARGLTFGVKLSNTLAMRNHAGRLPGAEMYMSGRALYPVTMNLYDGLLHEFDGRLHVSYSAGADALNVATILACGAMPVTGCSDLLKPGGFGRMTQWLENLEASMRDRGATSLDVLSADRLANVRQAASDALDDPRYRKDAVPHGLPKVQSGLGLWDCVVAPCVEACAVEQDVPEYAWLIAQGEYDRALEVILARNPLPGITGHVCTRLCQTRCTRNDYEESVAIRALKRIAEERGRAGYVSKQRSPTGRTVAIIGSGPSGLAAAAFLAVNGVHATIFEARDVPGGMMRMVPPFRLPWEIVQRDIDRITALGVDLVLDTRITVPPEELLRQGFDAVYLASGFQRDAPLRIAGADGPGVVPALHLLDRSRRGEHLDLGARAVVVGGGDTAMDAVRTSQRLTGHPVTILYRRTRHEMPASEEELDGALEEGNILEELVAPIEVLRGSDGRVTGLRCVRNRLGEPGPDKRRSPVAIPDSEFIVTCDSVVVAVGQKPELTFLDASRVVRHGGGGVLVDATTRCAGPEGVYAGGDVVIEPRSIIAACDDGRRAAEAICERLGVPFAQPSSTPAALSQADIAALKAARARKVAQVKPTMVPVAERAGFTLIEPTFTEEEARREALRCVQCTTFCDKCVEVCPNRANDTFVMAPVSYRLPVFAMEGGLVCVVGTEGFEIAQGRQIVHVDDFCNECDNCQTFCVHHGRPYADKPRLFLDADLFAAEGSNAFHIEGDAIQRREHGEQSALTVLSEAMIFEDAVLRVTLTHDWHVREAVAKTPFVGRRSLKPAAEMAVLYHGVRNTLPFLTRGSKTDART, encoded by the coding sequence ATGCGAATCCAGCCGTTCTCGACCCAGCTCCGCCGCATCCTGCTCGAGTACGAGCACGCCGCCTCGATCTTCGGAATCCCGCGCCAGCTCTTTCACACGCCTCGGCCCAACGCACCGTACGCCGTGCGGCAGTTGTTCGGAAAGTACCTGGCCACCCCGGTCGGGCCGTCCGCGGGACCGCACACCCAGCTCAGTCAGAACATCATCTCGGCGTGGCTCTGCGGCGGACGGTTCATCGAGCTCAAGACGGTGCAGGTCATGGATGAACTCGTCATCCCGCGCCCCTGCATCGACATGACCGACGAAGGCTACAACGTCGAGTGGTCCCAGGAATTGAAGCTGGAGCAGTCGGCCCACGAGTACATCGTCGCGTGGGCCATCCTGCACATCCTGCCGCGCGTGCTCGGATGGACCGACGCGGCACGGCACGGCTCCCCACTGCCTGGCGCCATCTTCGACATGAGCGTGGGCTACAACCTGGACGGCGTCCGGAACCCCCGCATGAGCACCTTCATGGATGTCATGGCGGATGCGTCCGACGAGCTCGCTCGGATCGCCGAGTCCCTCCGCCGCGACTTCCCTCAGTTTGCAGGCATCGAGTTCCCGGCTCAGATCGTCAACAGCGTCACCCTCTCGACGATGCACGGGTGCCCCCCCGAGGAGATCGAACGCATCGCCCGCTACCTGATCGAGGAGCGCGGCCTGCACACGGTGGTCAAGCTGAACCCAACGCTCCTCGGCAAGGAGCGCGTACTCGACATCCTCCATCGTCGACTGGGGTTCACAGATATCGACATCCCGGACTCGGTCTTCGACCACGATCTGAAGTACGACCGGGCGGTCGATCTGATCAGGTCGCTCCAGAGCGCCGCTGCCGCCAGGGGCCTGACGTTCGGCGTCAAGTTGAGCAACACGCTCGCGATGCGCAACCACGCCGGCCGGCTGCCGGGCGCCGAGATGTACATGTCGGGGCGGGCGCTCTACCCGGTCACGATGAACCTGTACGACGGGCTGTTGCACGAGTTCGACGGCCGACTGCACGTCTCGTATTCCGCCGGCGCCGACGCGTTGAACGTCGCGACCATCCTCGCCTGCGGCGCGATGCCCGTCACGGGCTGTTCCGATCTGCTGAAGCCTGGCGGATTCGGCCGCATGACGCAGTGGCTGGAGAACCTCGAGGCCTCGATGCGCGACCGGGGTGCGACCAGCCTCGACGTCCTCTCCGCGGACAGGCTGGCGAACGTGCGCCAGGCTGCGTCGGACGCCCTGGACGATCCTCGCTACCGCAAGGACGCCGTTCCGCACGGCCTGCCCAAGGTACAGTCCGGTCTCGGCCTCTGGGACTGCGTGGTCGCGCCATGCGTCGAGGCCTGTGCGGTGGAACAGGATGTGCCCGAGTACGCCTGGCTCATCGCGCAAGGCGAGTACGACCGCGCCCTGGAGGTGATCCTCGCCCGCAACCCCCTGCCCGGGATCACCGGCCACGTGTGCACCAGGCTGTGCCAGACGAGGTGTACGCGCAACGACTACGAGGAGAGCGTGGCGATCCGGGCGCTCAAGCGCATCGCGGAGGAGCGCGGGCGCGCCGGATACGTGTCGAAGCAGCGCTCCCCCACCGGACGCACGGTCGCCATCATCGGCAGCGGGCCATCCGGCCTCGCGGCTGCCGCGTTCCTCGCGGTGAACGGCGTACACGCGACGATATTCGAGGCCAGGGATGTGCCGGGCGGCATGATGCGCATGGTGCCGCCGTTCCGTTTGCCGTGGGAAATCGTCCAGCGCGACATCGACCGCATCACGGCGCTCGGCGTCGACCTCGTGCTCGACACGCGCATCACCGTCCCGCCGGAGGAATTGCTCCGGCAAGGCTTCGACGCCGTGTACCTTGCGAGCGGCTTCCAGCGCGACGCGCCGCTGCGCATCGCCGGCGCCGATGGACCCGGGGTGGTACCGGCGTTGCACCTGCTCGACCGATCCCGTCGCGGTGAGCACCTGGACCTCGGCGCGAGAGCGGTGGTCGTGGGCGGCGGCGACACGGCGATGGACGCGGTCCGAACGTCGCAGCGGCTCACGGGCCATCCCGTCACGATTCTCTACCGCCGCACCCGGCACGAGATGCCGGCCTCCGAGGAGGAGTTGGACGGCGCGCTGGAAGAAGGCAACATCCTCGAAGAACTCGTCGCCCCGATCGAGGTCCTGCGTGGGTCGGACGGCCGGGTCACCGGCCTCAGGTGCGTCCGCAACCGGCTGGGCGAACCGGGACCGGACAAACGCCGGTCGCCGGTTGCGATCCCGGATTCGGAGTTCATCGTCACGTGCGACTCGGTGGTTGTTGCCGTGGGACAGAAGCCCGAGCTCACGTTCCTCGACGCCAGCCGCGTGGTTCGGCACGGCGGTGGCGGCGTACTCGTGGACGCGACAACCCGCTGTGCGGGGCCGGAAGGCGTCTACGCCGGCGGCGACGTCGTGATCGAACCGCGGAGCATCATCGCGGCGTGCGACGACGGCCGGAGGGCTGCCGAGGCCATCTGCGAGCGCCTGGGCGTCCCCTTCGCCCAGCCATCTTCGACGCCCGCCGCGCTCTCCCAGGCGGACATCGCCGCACTCAAGGCGGCGCGGGCGCGGAAGGTCGCGCAGGTGAAGCCGACGATGGTGCCGGTCGCGGAACGCGCCGGCTTCACGCTGATCGAACCGACCTTCACCGAGGAGGAGGCGCGCCGCGAGGCGCTGCGCTGCGTGCAGTGCACGACGTTCTGCGACAAGTGCGTCGAGGTCTGTCCGAACAGGGCCAATGACACCTTCGTGATGGCGCCCGTCAGCTACAGGCTGCCGGTGTTCGCCATGGAGGGCGGCCTCGTGTGCGTCGTCGGGACGGAGGGGTTCGAGATCGCGCAGGGCCGGCAGATCGTGCACGTGGACGACTTCTGCAACGAGTGCGACAACTGCCAGACCTTCTGCGTCCACCACGGCCGGCCGTACGCCGACAAGCCACGGCTCTTCCTCGACGCCGACCTGTTCGCCGCCGAAGGGAGCAACGCATTTCACATCGAAGGCGACGCCATTCAACGGCGGGAGCACGGCGAGCAGTCGGCGCTCACCGTGCTGAGCGAGGCGATGATCTTCGAGGACGCCGTCCTGCGCGTGACGCTGACCCACGACTGGCACGTGCGCGAGGCGGTGGCGAAGACCCCGTTTGTCGGCCGACGATCGCTGAAACCCGCCGCGGAGATGGCGGTTCTCTACCACGGAGTCAGGAACACGCTGCCGTTCCTGACACGCGGATCGAAGACGGACGCCCGGACGTGA
- a CDS encoding CoA-acylating methylmalonate-semialdehyde dehydrogenase, with translation MAETLKYFVGGTWRKSQGGCMPVFNPSTGAVMCETPRCTAAEVEGAVAAAAAAFPAWRDTPVTRRVQVMFRFRELLDDRLDELATLLATEMGKTYAEARGDVLKAIEVVELACGTATLVQGDSLMNVADGYDTVSYREPLGVFVGIAPWNFPAMIPMGWMTPLAITTGNTFVLKAASLVPQTSMRMAEILADAGLPPGVFNLVTCSRSEAELLLKHPAVRGVTFVGSTSIGRHVYATAAAHGKRVQCLTEAKNHALVLGDAPIRATAQRVINSAFGCAGERCMALPVVAVEHAVADDLVAEIVELARARKAGPAWAHETELGPLISAEHRSAVLAWIDKGVREGARLVLDGRGLTVPGYEGGFFVGPTVFDHVAPSMRVGIDEIFGPVLAIKRVADFEEGVRTINDSEFANGASIFTTSGYFAREFARRVDAGMVGVNVGIPVPISAFPFAGHKASFFGDLHVMGRDGVAFFTETKAVTSYWFGAEDLKGEKVSTWEGTITRR, from the coding sequence ATGGCCGAGACACTGAAATACTTCGTCGGCGGCACGTGGCGTAAGAGCCAGGGCGGGTGCATGCCGGTGTTCAACCCGAGCACCGGCGCGGTCATGTGCGAGACGCCTCGATGCACCGCCGCGGAGGTCGAGGGCGCGGTGGCCGCCGCGGCCGCGGCGTTTCCAGCGTGGCGCGACACCCCCGTCACCCGGCGCGTGCAGGTGATGTTTCGATTCAGGGAGTTGCTGGACGATCGTCTCGACGAACTGGCCACCCTCCTCGCCACGGAGATGGGGAAGACGTACGCCGAGGCGCGCGGTGACGTGCTGAAGGCCATCGAGGTCGTGGAGCTGGCGTGCGGCACGGCCACACTCGTGCAGGGCGACAGCCTGATGAACGTGGCCGACGGCTACGATACGGTGAGCTACCGCGAGCCGCTCGGCGTATTCGTCGGGATCGCGCCGTGGAACTTCCCGGCGATGATTCCCATGGGATGGATGACGCCGCTCGCGATCACGACCGGCAACACGTTCGTTCTCAAGGCGGCCAGCCTCGTGCCTCAGACGTCGATGCGCATGGCGGAGATCCTGGCCGACGCGGGCCTGCCGCCCGGCGTGTTCAACCTGGTGACCTGCTCCCGCTCCGAGGCCGAACTGCTGCTGAAGCACCCCGCGGTCCGGGGCGTCACGTTCGTCGGGTCCACGAGCATCGGCCGGCACGTCTATGCCACCGCGGCTGCGCACGGCAAGCGCGTCCAGTGCCTGACGGAGGCCAAGAACCATGCGCTCGTCCTGGGCGACGCGCCCATCCGCGCGACGGCTCAGCGCGTGATCAACTCGGCCTTCGGCTGCGCGGGCGAGCGTTGCATGGCGCTGCCGGTGGTCGCCGTCGAACACGCCGTGGCTGACGACCTGGTGGCCGAGATCGTCGAACTGGCGCGCGCACGGAAGGCCGGCCCCGCGTGGGCTCACGAGACGGAGCTTGGCCCGCTCATCAGCGCCGAGCACCGGTCGGCGGTCCTCGCCTGGATCGACAAGGGGGTTCGGGAAGGGGCGCGGCTCGTGCTCGACGGCCGCGGACTGACGGTTCCCGGATACGAAGGCGGGTTCTTCGTCGGGCCTACGGTCTTCGACCATGTCGCACCGTCCATGCGCGTCGGCATCGACGAGATCTTCGGCCCCGTGCTCGCCATCAAACGCGTGGCGGACTTCGAGGAGGGCGTCCGGACGATCAACGACAGCGAATTCGCCAACGGCGCCTCCATCTTCACAACGAGCGGTTACTTCGCGCGCGAGTTCGCCCGGCGCGTCGATGCCGGCATGGTGGGCGTCAACGTCGGGATCCCGGTGCCCATCTCGGCCTTCCCGTTCGCCGGGCACAAGGCGAGCTTCTTCGGCGACCTGCACGTGATGGGACGAGACGGTGTCGCCTTCTTCACCGAGACCAAGGCGGTCACCAGTTACTGGTTCGGCGCGGAGGACCTGAAGGGCGAGAAGGTGTCGACCTGGGAAGGCACGATCACCCGCCGTTGA